A window of the Mauremys reevesii isolate NIE-2019 linkage group 26, ASM1616193v1, whole genome shotgun sequence genome harbors these coding sequences:
- the TMEM221 gene encoding transmembrane protein 221 — protein MPSAYTQRSLAVLLLFGTLAALMAVLASILIFQLQAGRARAGPPSAVSERVAGVLLPVSAVLAALCLVLNVSCLLLCLLHSYFSAEACRGAAEPDRADWFLLDSRMIRHVAIGLFCCGVSVYLAALSIYMLLLFEIETGITSACILSSGIIVLLITVMHAFVRASQASRRSQSELCRTLYENDSARRSDTPASDLNNSKNVAAARPRPEIHREFSYPPYIEQKPHLASPARGSFTLPGSHRPLAEKDCCNLPRTHRTLSAEPGLLQVQGKPWNSVTQEMRNILSRKPAASGKDSTLV, from the exons ATGCCCTCCGCCTACACCCAGCGCTCCCTGGCCGTGCTGCTGCTCTTCGGCACGCTGGCGGCCCTCATGGCGGTGCTCGCCTCCATCCTCATCTTCCAGCTCCAGGCGGGCCGGGCCCGGGCCGGCCCCCCCAGCGCCGTCTCGGAGCGGGTGGCCGGGGTGCTGCTGCCGGTCTCGGCCGTGCTGGCCGCCCTGTGCCTGGTGCTCAACGTCAGCtgcctcctgctctgcctcctgcacagctaCTTCAGCGCCGAGGCGTGCCGGGGAGCCGCGGAGCCGGACAG AGCTGACTGGTTCCTGTTGGACAGCCGCATGATTCGGCATGTTGCCATTGGCTTGTTCTGCTGCGGTGTTTCCGTCTATTTAGCAG ctcTCTCCATCTACATGCTGCTGCTCTTTGAAATCGAGACCGGCATAACCAGCGCCTGCATCCTGTCCTCCGGGATCATCGTCCTGCTGATCACGGTGATGCACGCCTTCGTCAGGGCCTCCCAAGCCTCCCGGCGCAGCCAGTCCGAGCTCTGCCGTACCCTCTACGAGAACGACTCCGCCCGGCGCAGCGACACCCCGGCTAGCGACCTCAACAACAGCAAGAACGTGGCTGCAGCCCGTCCGCGGCCAGAGATCCACCGAGAGTTCTCCTACCCACCGTACATAGAGCAGaagccccaccttgcctcaccAGCCAGAGGCAGCTTCACCTTGCCAGGAAGCCACAGGCCACTGGCTGAGAAGGACTGCTGCAACCTGCCCCGGACACACAGGACGCTGTCGGCAGAGCCAGGCCTGCTGCAGGTACAGGGCAAGCCCTGGAACAGCGTCACCCAGGAGATGAGGAATATTTTGTCACGGAAGCCAGCAGCCTCTGGGAAGGATTCAACTTTGGTGTGA